From a region of the Toxotes jaculatrix isolate fToxJac2 chromosome 7, fToxJac2.pri, whole genome shotgun sequence genome:
- the epg5 gene encoding ectopic P granules protein 5 homolog — protein sequence MEAVRPKKTKAKTSGKSQLVRKQKQAEEEKRATAPSVVCDEASTSGFTDIPLSLPHQEPEEEKQQDSVQPPETTPQLSDQPSEKQETSLSQILSTSVLTKTLQPTISLSAETSQGAKHLTESKKEKEVDDRVAAQEPEPKAAPHTTELGRDTQSWNQPCVSTQFEIPNPPSTPALYPSVPTLEEGPVIQLHEQAVKNSTKGPAVLALPEQESSPPSLQPLESVAELSRSRLYPELPKTAPEIQPFTLEQLSVWEPGGGLRAWLEGVEVCAAQFCALARQENHELTELLQNYWRCRRQLTQSHTQLHTQSSDCKSTQNRLWSFRDEQLTLQGVCADQSKVCGYHRFQQADFSQSVLAELRRLFEARSELLYQKVALHAYTALLSRLQVESYLYRLLKDCSAIRTEPCSLQPLKEAISVLFSFTRRVLDDTQFQTDIHHWLERLVAVLLHVGGSGEHLYLLCHLLCCPAGVGKWSAPFLQIQIWGNTCGVQHFMHALAILMSPARHRAEFLSHMKPCESQISSASGPESGNWTLVDEGGEEDEDPESSWLLLCEEDLISLLTQFPFQQLYSHMLGMSKQGVYEPQACSSQKMMRVFAFASSLIEILALGLQTYNRARYRQLVKRIGHIIRMTVCYVSDHWAQYVSVTCAGGSSSHVHSLSLEKLQLEYDHLFLRAVLHVLRNKRLGIWLFMSEMPYGTLSSSMLWRVLYVMQSAETAGPETLSTATDTHSCIQALRDPEHQDRFEQWLCEVNSSDGISLLTALAHMATPTQHSDPTFITTITLLIYQVSYVSVSTREIYSKVGRELLAAIATAHPCVISVLLEKLRETIQSVGMVALYLCKELPLSLWRPQPEEICVIGAWLLQHPLSAVENRLACVILEGLDWGYTQDGSLALSSSLHSEVALLVADAYQKYLTDKPYSGLISEGIKQVSYLASVLRLGVSPEASFSQWAWQLLLRLKLHGNAQSPKGAWSVPAMASNPPPELTHTPSMHSVLRAVKAGIPIGCYLSIAMTTVGHSVEHFCTDGVGLLKSLIQSRHLKAAVHLLDSILPPTYPLSFYLLNNSQFVSCIQLFLQYDSVCPQGVTQQVTHRVAPLLTGTTYGDNVRLLNSVIQSHVVESSQPGRVGAAAVLEFWVGILTQQNLWYRDKTVLFLMDQICCAAFTHHQEDCVQKLLYQQHKNALGYHGDRGLLSSLVGWIAGNATPSFIEGQSLSAEVWFAWMVLTMEGAFEEESQLRRCVEHELLSEANISPEQALKKAQQRLKLPVAPSLQRLQVYRWACQALATPPDHPLLPLVWQKFLQLYLRQPGPEYGLAAGGCIGRRFFQVSSQATLLRELRQRIQEVSDFHHAASQALRVPPPHTPSNSHGDETTDNPHPPYLTSPQLHTELVRLFGVFAVWLDDETLQKQEVYLPSLPAEYEPHRLAQVMQRHQELWLEYVDQERLQYDQREVLSLWEKVQCEPTFLQTQNPGFTDYASPNNARERILSNLQKHPVPCPAPQLQQQKAPVAEVPTACLTDSKAAAELLQRDLSHLQDQARIAVAREAQQVAMEQELLESLPLLYKNRPEQVTMALECKGKGGLPCQGPANITVTCERVQRQEAVQTQITSLRRDIKKLQTDTMAPPPQSLAQAAVHTENFITALVNMYKAQKSPAVQHVGVSAFYQVVSFVCEDTLRHPPTRQYLSSCVEILGQVFIQGNAEECGRVLKTILEHRRLCPLISPFFTPNAAANQLVFLYQDVVTSLHLDSADVIFMLLTKFDLSQWLNEAHPVFSERTRLLELVHGALCVCGRDPEPELLMPFHLFTKHWTLLLRHHFPDHYSDCLRLLMTSSSNQLLSPECWKVTLRVLGCLPPSRSTKSKAEQTLSATDVPSRAVGPQASPYRSPVSLSPQQVDETVEWLSDYFLRSRISKPDLRSFGLYSAWTPYISDVVTFWDHLISCQISVQLSSCARESMGSSKIMKALHDLHSKTVKLFKPWIFPVDTDDGSNLKCYPWLETDANAAGRLVGLYAQLTDTLHHRFRDRLLPGQGGALWLCMMQYCESCTSPRTPEYLLYLYHTHLRSLPWRHLHPDTQLMEQLFNVERGSPKSCFLFMGEVLCEVNWVSVLSDHLQTPPASTTYPTLPDAGTQKESHTMLVYLLYMLVFLAKEDQLLSQQDSPLLSLLVQSTSLPWHQLDLSSYQGILGYVSTHYPPSLLLSVDSAPGLLLKILRSAAGLHPRPNEVPHQEETLKAGAYVCWSVQSLVTLEQGGSISLSSLEAQLETLLESIVTFNPPETGLEQRHMAFCSLFSDALALLNGVGVSTGEALAAHVITWLDRKGRGFPILPLLTACTRCLASVRHMTRIMEACITAYFNHAEEESVGWGPVLASLQVPELTVDDFLSESHAGGSFLTLYAFILQRLNTEYTAANERRTLALINTWTNQVFPSGPGDEAKLFLWWHKALNLAAEQLQPQAGQTEVSGVVMGLVKLQTRLLQMGEERLNSGLLGAIGLGKRSPVSNRFRVVVRSLAAFMSVQVPSETELRLQPTSDLQLSAKAQQTLGMLEAMPSNKQYAELEDSVNKALEFIRYPGHCLRDAPRLLALLANLLYPDLRYLHVIR from the exons ATGGAGGCTGTAAGACCAAAGAAGACCAAGGCAAAAACCAGCGGGAAGTCTCAG CTGGTCAGGAAGCAGAagcaggcagaggaagaaaaaagagccACAGCCCCTTCAGTGGTCTGTGATGAGGCCTCCACCTCTGGCTTCACTGACATCCCCCTCAGTCTGCCACATcaggagccagaggaggagaagcagcaggactCCGTTCAGCCCCCCGAGACCACACCACAGCTATCAGATCAGCCCTCTGAGAAACAGGAGACCTCTTTATCACAGATTTTATCCACATCTGTGTTAACTAAGACTTTGCAGCCAACTATCAGTTTGTCAGCAGAGACGTCACAAGGTGCAAAGCATCTGACAGAgtcaaaaaaggagaaagaggtggACGACAGAGTAGCAGCTCAGGAGCCTGAGCCTAAAGCTGCTCCACACACCACTGAGTTGGGAAGAGACACCCAATCATGGAATCAGCCTTGTGTTTCAACTCAGTTTGAGATCCCAAATCCCCCGAGTACCCCTGCACTCTACCCATCTGTTCCCACGCTTGAGGAGGGTCCTGTGATACAGCTCCATGAGCAAGCTGTGAAAAATAGTACAAAAGGACCTGCAGTGTTGGCGCTTCCTGAGCAGGAATCTTCTCCTCCAAGTTTGCAGCCTCTAGAGTCTGTAGCTGAACTTTCCAGGAGCCGACTTTACCCAGAATTACCCAAGACAGCTCCAGAAATTCAG cCGTTCACATTGGAGCAGCTGAGTGTCTGGGAGCCAGGTGGAGGTTTGCGTGCATGGTTAGAAGGTGTTGAAGTGTGTGCAGCTCAGTTCTGTGCTCTGGCCCGACAAGAGAACCATGAACTGACGGAACTGCTGCAGAATTACTGGCGCTGCCGCAGACAGCTgacccagtcacacacacagctgcacacgcAGTCCTCTGACTGCAAGAGCACACAGAATCGTCTCTGGAGCTTCAGAGATGAACAGCTTACACTTCAG ggtgtgtgtgcagaccaGTCGAAGGTGTGTGGATACCACCGCTTCCAGCAGGCAGATTTCAGTCAGAGTGTTCTGGCTGAGCTGAGGAGACTGTTTGAAGCTCGCAGCGAGCTGCTCTATCAGAAGGTGGCGCTGCACGCATACACTGCTCTCCTGTCACGCCTACAAGTGGAATCATACTTGTATCGTCTACTGAAAG attgttCTGCCATCCGAACAGAACCTTGTTCTCTCCAGCCCCTGAAAGAAGCCATAAGTGTCCTGTTTAGCTTCACACGTAGAGTCCTCGATGACACCCAGTTCCAGACAGACATCCATCACTGGCTGGAGAGActg GTGGCAGTCCTGCTGCATGTTGGCGGGTCAGGAGAACACCTGTACCTGCTGTGCCATCTTCTCTGCTGTCCTGCTGGGGTTGGCAAGTGGTCTGCGCCCTTCCTTCAG ATTCAGATTTGGGGGAACACCTGTGGAGTGCAACACTTTATGCACGCTCTAGCCATCCTAATGTCGCCTGCCAG ACACCGTGCAGAGTTTCTGAGCCATATGAAGCCGTGTGAGAGCCAGATCTCCTCAGCTTCTGGACCTGAGTCTGGCAACTGGACCCTAGTGGATGAAGGGGGAGAGGAG GATGAGGATCCAGAGAGCAgctggctgctgctctgtgaggaGGACCTGATATCCTTGCTGACCCAGTTCCCCTTCCAGCAGCTCTACTCACACATGCTGGGGATGAGCAAACAGG GTGTGTATGAGCCCCAGGCCTGCTCCAGTCAGAAGATGATGcgtgtgtttgcttttgcttcCTCTCTCATTGAAATTCTTGCTCTCGGCCTGCAAACCTACAACAGAGCACGATACAGACAGCTGGTCAAACGCATAGGACACATCATACG aATGACAGTGTGTTATGTCAGTGATCACTGGGCTCAGTATGTGAGTGTGACTTGTGCTGGTGGATCTAGCTCTCATGTACACTCTCTGTCTTTGGAAAAACTGCAACTGGAATATGATCACCTCTTTCTCAGAGCTGTTTTACATGTACTCAGAAACAAAAG GTTGGGCATTTGGTTGTTTATGTCTGAGATGCCTTATGGGACTTTGTCAAGCTCAATGCTGTGGAGGGTCCTTTATGTTATGCAGAGCGCAGAGACAGCAGGACCAGAAACACTCAGCACTGCTactgacacacactcctgcatTCAGGCTCTCAGAG accCAGAGCACCAGGACAGATTTGAGCAGTGGCTGTGTGAGGTGAACAGCTCTGATGGGATCTCTCTCCTCACTGCACTAGCACACATGGCCACACCAACTCAGCACTCTGACCCCACCTTCATTACTACAATAACTCTGCTGATTTACCAG GTGTCTTATGTGAGTGTGTCTACCAGAGAAATATACTCTAAGGTGGGGAGGGAGTTGCTGGCTGCCATAGCCACAGCCCATCCCTGTGTTatttctgtgctgctggagAAACTGAGAGAGACCATACAGTCTGTAGGAATG gtggCTCTATACTTGTGTAAAGAACTTCCTCTGAGTCTGTGGCGGCCGCAGCCAGAGGAAATCTGTGTGATCGGAGCGTGGCTACTCCAGCACCCTCTGTCTGCTGTGGAGAACCGGCTGGCCTGCGTCATTCTCGAGGGTCTGGACTGGGGTTACACACAG GATGGCTCCTTGGCCCTGTCTTCGTCTCTCCACAGCGAAGTGGCTCTGCTCGTGGCTGATGCGTATCAGAAGTACCTTACTGACAAACCATACAGTGGCCTCATATCAGAGGGGATCAAACAG GTGTCTTACCTTGCCAGTGTCCTTCGTTTGGGCGTATCTCCTGAAGCTTCCTTTAGTCAATGGGCATGGCAACTGTTGCTAAGGCTCAAGCTCCATGGCAATGCCCAGAGCCCTAAAGGTGCCTGGTCGGTGCCTGCTATGGCATCCAACCCTCCTCCAGAGCTTACACACACTCCCAGCATGCACTCTGTTCTCAGGGCTGTAAAAGCAGGCATCCCAATTGGATGCTACCTGTCCATTGCCATGACAACAGTGGGACACAG CGTGGAACACTTTTGCACTGATGGAGTTGGGTTGTTGAAAAGTCTGATTCAGTCTCGCCATCTGAAAGCTGCTGTGCATCTGCTGGACAGCATCCTACCCCCAACTTACCCTCTCAGCTTCTACCTGCTCAACAACTCTCA GTTTGTAAGCTGTATCCAGCTGTTCTTGCAGTACGACAGTGTGTGTCCTCAAGGTGTGACACAGCAGGTCACTCACCGGGTAGCACCACTCCTCACAGGAACCACCTACGGAGACAATGTCAGACTGTTAAACAGCGTCATTCAG AGTCATGTGGTGGAGAGTTCACAACCCGGTCGTGTCggagctgcagcagtgctgGAGTTTTGGGTGGGAATTCTGACTCAGCAGAACCTGTGGTACAGAGACAAAACAGTCCTATTCCTCATGGATCAGATCTGCTGTGCTGCATTCACACACCACCAGGAGGATTGTGTGCAGAAACTCCTGTACCAACAGCATAAG AATGCCTTGGGTTACCATGGAGATCGGGGTTTGCTCTCTTCTCTGGTTGGCTGGATTGCTGGAAATGCCACGCCTTCCTTCATAGAGGGCCAATCCCTGAGTGCAGAG GTTTGGTTCGCCTGGATGGTGCTGACTATGGAAGGCGCATTTGAGGAAGAGTCTCAGCTGAGACGCTGTGTCGAACATGAACTCCTGTCAGAGGCAAACATCTCCCCAGAACAAGCCTTAAAG AAGGCACAACAGAGGCTGAAGTTGCCAGTAGCCCCATCTCTGCAACGGCTGCAGGTGTACCGCTGGGCGTGTCAGGCTTTAGCCACACCCCCTGACCACCCACTCCTTCCTCTGGTCTGGCAGAAGTTCCTACAGCTTTACCTCAGACAGCCTGGGCCTGAGTATGG GCTGGCTGCAGGCGGATGTATTGGGCGAAGGTTCTTCCAGGTTTCATCTCAGGCCACTTTACTCAGAGAACTGAGACAGAGGATACAAGAAGTGTCAGACTTCCACCATGCTGCCAGCCAGGCCCTCAGGGtgcccccaccacacacaccctcaaacagccatggCGATGAAACCACCGACAATCCCCATCCCCCTTACCTCACCTCTCCTCAGCTGCACACAGAGCTGGTCAG GTTGTTTGGTGTATTTGCCGTGTGGTTGGATGATGAGACTCTGCAGAAGCAGGAAGTGtaccttccctctcttcctgcagAATATGAACCACACAGACTGGCACAAGTTATGCAGCGGCATCAG GAGCTGTGGCTGGAGTATGTGGACCAGGAGCGTCTGCAGTATGATCAGAGAGAGGTTTTGTCTCTGTGGGAGAAGGTGCAGTGTGAGCCGACCTTCCTGCAGACCCAAAACCCCGGCTTCACTGACTATGCCAGCCCTAACAATG cAAGGGAGCGTATCCTGTCCAACCTGCAGAAGCATCCTGTTCCCTGTCCAGccccacagctgcagcagcagaaggccCCAGTGGCTGAGGTACCCACCGCCTGCCTCACTGACtctaaagctgctgctgaactgCTGCAGCGGGACCTCAGTCATCTGCAAGACCAGGCCAG GATTGCAGTGGCACGTGAAGCCCAACAGGTGGCGATGGAGCAGGAACTGCTGGAGAGCCTTCCACTGCTGTATAAGAACCGACCAGAGCAAGTCACCATGGCCCTGGAGTGTAAAGGGAAGGGAGGGCTGCCATGCCAGGGACCTGCAAACATCACTGTCACA TGTGAGCGTGTCCAGAGACAGGAGGCAGTGCAGACTCAGATAACGTCGCTGCGCAGGGATATTAAGAAACTCCAAACCGACACCATGGCTCCTCCACCTCAGAGCCTGGCCCAGGCTGCTGTCCATACTGAGAACTTCATCAC GGCTCTGGTGAATATGTACAAGGCACAGAAATCACCTGCAGTGCAGCATGTTGGCGTGTCAGCCTTCTACCAGGTGGTCTCCTTTGTGTGCGAGGACACTCTGCGACATCCCCCAACGCGCCAGTACCTCTCCTCGTGTGTGGAGATACTGGGACAG GTGTTTATCCAGGGCAACGCCGAGGAGTGTGGCCGTGTCCTGAAGACCATCTTGGAGCACCGGCGTCTTTGCCCTCTCATTTCCCCCTTCTTCACTCCTAAcgcagcagccaatcagctcGTCTTTCTCTATCAAGACGTGGTGACATCCCTACACCTCGACAGTGCTGACGTCATTTTCATGCTGCTCACTAAG TTTGACTTGTCCCAGTGGCTGAACGAAGCCCATCCTGTATTTTCGGAGAGAACGCGTTTGCTGGAGTTGGTCCACGGAGCTCTCTGCGTCTGCGGGCGAGACCCGGAGCCTGAACTTCTCATGccttttcaccttttcaccAAACACTGGACCCTGCTTTTACGCCACCATTTCCCTGATCATTACAGTGACTGCCTGCGTCTGCTTATGacca GCTCATCAAACCAGCTACTGAGTCCGGAGTGCTGGAAGGTGACTCTGCGAGTGCTGGGCTGTTTACCTCCATCCCGCAGCACCAAGAGCAAAGCTGAACAAACCCTCAGCGCTACTGATGTCCCCAGCCGCGCTGTCGGGCCCCAGGCCTCTCCCTACAGATCCCCTGTCAGCCTCTCTCCTCAGCAG GTGGATGAGACAGTTGAATGGCTGAGTGATTACTTCCTGCGGAGCCGTATCAGTAAGCCAGACCTCCGCAGCTTTGGCCTCTACTCTGCCTGGACTCCTTACATCAGTGACGTTGTCACCTTCTGGGACCATCTGATTAGTTGTCAGAtcagtgtgcagctcagcagctgtgcCAGAGAGTCAATGGGCAGCAGCAAAATAATGAAAG CTCTGCACGACCTGCACAGTAAGACTGTGAAGTTATTTAAGCCTTGGATCTTTCCCGTGGACACTGATGATGGCAG TAACCTCAAGTGTTACCCGTGGCTGGAGACTGATGCGAATGCGGCAGGACGTCTGGTTGGACTGTATGCTCAACTCACTGACACGCTGCATCACAGATTCAGAG ATCGTTTGCTCCCTGGTCAGGGAGGGGCTCTGTGGCTGTGTATGATGCAGTACTGTGAGAGCTGCACCTCACCCCGTACTCCCGAGTACCTTCTCTACCTGTACCACACACACCTCCGCAGCCTGCCTTGGAGACACCTGCACCCTGACACCCAGCTCATGGAGCAGCTCTTCAAT GTGGAGCGAGGAAGTCCCAAgagctgcttcctgtttatGGGAGAAGTGTTATGTGAAGTTAACTGGGTCAGCGTCCTGAGTGACCACTTACAAACACCTCCCGCATCCACAACATATCCAACTTTACCAGACGCTGGCACTCAGAAGGAGTCACACACCATGTTAGTCTATCTGCTCTACATGCTAGTTTTTCTGGCAAAGGAGGATCAGCTCCTGAGTCAGCAG GACTCCCCTCTGCTCAGTCTGTTGGTCCAGTCCACCTCTCTGCCCTGGCATCAGCTGGACCTGTCCTCATACCAAGGCATTCTGGGATATGTCAGCACCCACTATCCTCCCTCTTTGTTGCTCAGTGTTGATTCTGCCCCtgggctgctgctgaaaatactgCGTAGTGCTGCAGGGCTCCACCCGCGTCCTAATGAAGTCCCACACCAG gaGGAGACGCTGAAGGCCGGAGCGTACGTGTGCTGGAGTGTGCAGTCGTTGGTGACTCTGGAGCAAGGAGGCAGCATCAGCCTCAGCAGCCTGGAGGCTCAGCTGGAGACACTTCTAGAGAGCATTGTCACATTCAACCCACCAG agacGGGTTTGGAGCAGAGGCACATGGCGTTCTGCAGCCTCTTCAGCGATGCGCTGGCTTTGCTGAACGGAGTTGGCGTCTCAACAGGCGAGGCGCTCGCCGCTCATGTCATTACCTGGCTCGACAGGAAGGGGAGGGGTTTTCCTATTCTGCCTCTTCTCACCGCTTGCACCCGCTGCCTCGCATCAGTACGGCACATGACACGCATCATGGAGGCATGCATCACAGCGTACTTCAACCATG CTGAGGAGGAGTCCGTAGGTTGGGGTCCTGTGTTGGCATCGCTGCAGGTCCCTGAGCTAACAGTGGACGACTTCCTCTCTGAGAGTCACGCAGGCGGCAGCTTCCTGACACTCTATGCCTTCATCCTGCAACGCCTCAACACGGAATACACAGCAGCCAATGAGAGAAGGACTCTGGCTCTAATTAACACATGGACCAACCAGGTCTTCCCCAG TGGTCCAGGTGATGAAGCCAAACTGTTTCTTTGGTGGCACAAAGCGCTGAACCTGGCAGCGGAGCAGCTGCAGCCCCAGGCAGGCCAGACTGAAGTGTCGGGAGTCGTCATGGGTCTGGTGAAGTTGCAAACCAGGCTGCTTCAAATGGGAGAAGAAAGACTGAACTCGGGGCTGCTGGGAGCTATAGGCCTGGGGAAGAGGTCTCCTGTTTCTAATAG GTTCAGGGTGGTGGTACGTAGTCTGGCAGCATTTATGTCAGTCCAGGTCCCATCAGAGACTGAGCTTCGACTCCAGCCCACCAGTGACTTGCAGCTCTCTGCGAAAGCACAGCAA ACGTTGGGGATGTTGGAGGCCATGCCCAGCAATAAGCAATACGCTGAGTTAGAGGACTCTGTGAATAAGGCTCTCGAGTTCATCCGTTACCCAGGACACTGCCTCAGAGATGCACCCCGACTTCTGGCGCTGCTAGCCAACCTCCTGTACCCTGACCTCAGATACCTGCACGTTATCCGTTAA
- the LOC121184845 gene encoding protein limb expression 1-like yields MSKVKVEENIMSYLSQSETDTSPKDLNVVAMLHNFWEQKQTSKSNGSFSESCGPGGDTVVQTESLLLYESAPSPGPPYICYVTLPGGSCFGNYKVCDTQAEARRDAARVALMNSLVNELPCRRINPQFITQSLQQAATDSAVSIEDACDSSTSIGTYSLLLHSYIGKTMLEFQEMMTVFQLLHWNGTLKALRERQCSRQSVIAYYSQRGLDEYMRSSMALDWLGREQRSPGRLGEELQVAQRELVLARRRGIELRFYKEKTEILSLALSQAYIHHTPEAPSQIQSHMHEQLPLHNLYSQDTDTQIIPPCSPSPTLHKNTKQTVCQTSGKQMASNSPSPCSQQTYVPLNNFE; encoded by the exons ATGAGTAAGGTGAAAGTTGAGGAGAACATCATGTCATACCTGTCGCAGAGTGAGACTGACACCAGCCCCAAAGACT TGAATGTGGTGGCCATGCTCCATAACTTCTGGGAGCAGAAGCAGACGAGTAAGTCAAATGGTTCCTTCAGTGAATCATGTGGTCCTGGTGGGGACACAGTCGTCCAGACCGAGAGCCTGCTGTTGTACGAGTCTGCACCCTCCCCCGGTCCTCCGTACATCTGCTATGTCACCCTTCCTGGAGGAAGCTGTTTTGGTAATTATAAG GTGTGTGACACTCAGGCAGAAGCTCGGAGGGATGCAGCTCGTGTGGCTCTGATGAACTCTCTCGTGAACGAGCTGCCGTGTCGACGCATCAACCCTCAGTTCATCACTCAGAGTTTGCAGCAGGCGGCCACAGACAGCGCT GTCTCAATAGAAGATGCATGTGATTCCAGCACCAGTATAGGAACCTACAGTTTGCTCCTTCACTCCTACATAGGAAAGACGATGCTGGAGTTCCAG gaGATGATGACAGTTTTCCAGTTGTTGCACTGGAACGGGACACTGAAAGCTTTGAGGGAGAGACAGTGCTCACGACAG AGTGTGATCGCCTATTACTCTCAGCGAGGTCTTGATGAGTACATGCGCAGCAGCATGGCTCTGGATTGGCTCGGACGGGAGCAGAGGTCGCCGGGGCGGCTCGGGGAAGAACTCCAGGTGGCACAGAGGGAGCTAGTGTTGGCCCGACGTCGAGGCATAGAACTACGCTTCTacaaggaaaaaacagagaTCCTCAGTTTAGCTCTGAGTCAAGCGTACATTCACCACACACCTGAAGCCCCGAGCCAGATACAGAGTCACATGCACGAGCAACTTCCCCTACACAACTTATACAGCCAGGACACAGACACCCAGATAATCCCTCCCTGCAGTCCTTCACCAACccttcataaaaacacaaagcaaacagtcTGTCAAACCTCTGGCAAACAAATGGCCTCCAACAGTCCTTCACCGTGCTCACAGCAGACTTACGTGCCTTTGAATAACTTTGAGTAG